In Zingiber officinale cultivar Zhangliang chromosome 3A, Zo_v1.1, whole genome shotgun sequence, the DNA window CGCTGACTTCATCTTGTTCTTCTTCACCGTCTTGCTCTCGCTGCGATCTTCGATGGTCCTGGCAGCCGCGGCGGAGAAGATTGGGAAGACGGCGGTGCCGTCTTTGAGTTTCCGCATGCACCGCCGCGTCCGCTGCGGCACCGTCTCCTTCTTGGTGAATGTGTAGCTCCGGAGGTAGAGCTGCCGGCACGAGTAGCCATCAACCACCGCCGGAGCACGTGCCTCAATGCTGGAGAAGCTGCCAACGTGGGGCAGCTCGTGGCGGCGGCTTTGCACTGCAGCCGCGGACTTAGCGAAGGCCACGTCAGATTCCGGCCACTTGTAGAGGACCTTGTAGCTGGCCCTCACCGGCGACTTTGCATCGACACAGCAGCGGGAGGACCGGCAGGCCGAGCTCATGGCTAGTTTGGTGCCAAGTAGAAGGAGGTTTCAGGCCACAACTAGAGATGGTTATAAAAAGGAAGAAGGGTGGCTTTTTGTGCTAACAACCTTCGTCTTTTTATGTCAGATTTTATTGAAcagataaaataatattattattattattagtgacGTGGCTCAGGTAAAAAACATTTTgagctaattttttttaataatttatctaTACTTCATCCTATTATTCCGAATTTCTCTCCTAATTTATCTACCAAATAAATTCGGAACGCCCATTTAAAAGTCGACCTTCAAAATATTCATTCGGGTTCAAACTCTAATTCTCTTATTTACTATTCTAAGTGATTTAGCACTATATCATATCCATAGAGATACCTTCAACTGaatttttgcataatattgaGTGTGCATGCGAAGAAATAAACAAAAttctctctttctttaatcttctaATCTATGGCTCTTTTTTTATCTTCCTTAGGAGGACcatttttaatctattttttggGCAGTCCGAAATCAGAGCCGTGGTTTGGCCCCGATTCACAGCTCCAGTTTAGCCATGCTTCGCAGCCGCAGTCTGATCGTGATTCGTGGCTGCAGTATGACTGACTCACGGCCGTGACTTGGCCCCAAGGTAATTAATTCTAACCCCCAATGGTCCTCCGTCCTTTCTATATGTACCCTTCAAGGTAAACCGATCATAAGGAAACACATCCGGCCTCCCAAGTAATCAAAACCTGATACGAAGAACCCAGACTCGAACATGTTTTTCCCCCCTAACTCCATGGAGTCCTACTCAAAAGATGATGAGATCGTTCAGTTTTGTTCTCGAGTGGCCCTGGAAGAGTAGCCATCTACGGGCCTTCGTGATTACGCCACTGGACTGCAATCTACAAGCAGCCGTAGTTTACACTGCAAGTTTACTGCCTTAAAGACAAACATAGTTAGTCAAGAAAGTGACCAAGAGTGTTTGGCTGTTTGCAGTCAATACTCtaaaacctttctttttcttaataatCTAGGTGCTCATAGACCATCTTCCCTTGTAATTCGTCTATCAATTAATCCGGAGTATAATTTATACATACTTAAATGTCCATTTCCAGAACATTCTATGATGTGGCGGAGATGACAAGGACAAACCCGTGACTCAACCAACGTAGAGCTGGATAGGTCCAACCAAGATTGAACTCGGATAAAGTCAACTCAGCTTCCAGCCAAGTTCAAATCAAACCAATCCGACTCATGACCAAGTTCGAATCAAGCTAATCGGACTTAAGACGGAGCTCAAATCAGACGGGCAAACTGAAAAGTGGAGGCACGCAAAACTAAGCTCCACGGAAGGCTCGGCTAGATGGATGGGTGAGTGTAGGAATCGAATAGTATtaagtttgagtttgactcgtttaagttatatttgaGTTCGTGCTCAGTTCAAGttcaaatcaaatttttatcataaagctcgagctcggttcattttgaaattattaaacTCTTGAACAATTCgaactcggctcgttattagctcacTTATCATAGTTAACTAGCCTaattcgttaagcgagctcgagtTCATTTTCAGATTCGTTTTAGAGTTCATTTTAAGATTCGTTTTGTAAACTTGTTAAGCGAGTTCGAAAATTtatttgaataaatattcaacaaatctaacaattaaaataatataaattcagCACATCATTGAACATCCCAAACTATTACATTAAACTTCCAAACTCAACACACAATTTAACATGTTCACGAGCCCTTTAATCGAGCCGAGTTCGAACCCGAGTTCATGATCTTATAAACGAATATATTCTCAAGCCCTTTAAACAAGTCGAACTCGAGTTCACGAGCCTATAAATGAATATATTTCGAACCATTTAAATGAatcaagctcgagctcgagccCAAACTCGTGAGCCTATAAACGAATATATTTATGAACTCACGAGTCGAACACCTTTAAACTCAAACTCAGCTTAATAAAATTATCGAGTTCAAAATCAAATC includes these proteins:
- the LOC122050540 gene encoding uncharacterized protein LOC122050540, with amino-acid sequence MSSACRSSRCCVDAKSPVRASYKVLYKWPESDVAFAKSAAAVQSRRHELPHVGSFSSIEARAPAVVDGYSCRQLYLRSYTFTKKETVPQRTRRCMRKLKDGTAVFPIFSAAAARTIEDRSESKTVKKNKMKSALHSVFHRLLFCATKIEVAD